In one Echinicola marina genomic region, the following are encoded:
- a CDS encoding DUF7151 family protein, with protein sequence MNYCIKSIGTPCILSLFLFSCEGEIGPNGLSSLTNITDEKAGTNCETGGLKIETGLDSDSNGLLDQNEVLNVNYVCNGSNGLSSLTRFSPELPGSNCENGGIVISSGIDLNKDGVLGDEEVTTSSFVCNGINGQNGLINSTSEPPSEICKFGGIKINSGIDTNGDNILDETEITSSALVCNGNDGKNSLSKVNIVPKGERCENGGLKFSSGIDSNNNGVLDEIEIESTSYTCNGLDGNLSLINISDQSKGDKCENGGIKIESGIDINNNYQLDQSEILVTKYVCHGSSGIINEEIQIKLSNGIGTAMNTSSSTPTLVPLTTYLDLNNYPNVDSVVFVSDPWVAETNNYASLELYNITDAEIVTESMIRSNKLYSGRTQIKTGNIFTHIPQKSIQLGLRFRSEIDGSYAASGIPYLYLYRKK encoded by the coding sequence ATGAATTATTGCATAAAATCAATTGGAACACCTTGTATTCTTTCATTATTTTTATTTTCCTGTGAAGGAGAAATAGGACCCAATGGTCTTAGTAGCCTAACAAATATCACAGATGAAAAAGCAGGGACAAATTGCGAAACAGGAGGTTTAAAAATTGAAACTGGATTAGATTCTGATTCAAATGGACTATTAGACCAAAATGAAGTTTTGAATGTAAATTATGTTTGTAACGGCTCCAATGGTTTATCCAGTTTAACTAGGTTTTCTCCAGAACTTCCTGGCTCAAATTGTGAAAATGGAGGAATTGTAATAAGTTCTGGAATAGATTTGAATAAAGATGGAGTGTTAGGTGATGAGGAAGTTACGACTTCATCATTCGTATGTAATGGAATAAATGGCCAAAACGGGTTAATCAATTCAACAAGCGAACCTCCAAGCGAAATATGTAAATTCGGTGGCATAAAAATCAATTCTGGTATTGACACTAATGGAGATAATATTCTTGATGAGACTGAAATCACCTCAAGCGCCCTAGTTTGCAACGGAAATGACGGAAAAAACAGCCTTTCTAAAGTTAATATTGTACCCAAAGGTGAAAGATGTGAAAATGGAGGTTTAAAATTCAGCTCAGGAATTGACTCAAATAATAATGGCGTTCTTGATGAAATTGAAATTGAATCAACATCCTACACTTGTAATGGCTTGGATGGGAACTTAAGTTTAATCAATATTTCAGATCAAAGTAAGGGAGATAAGTGTGAAAATGGGGGGATAAAGATAGAATCAGGTATAGACATTAATAATAACTACCAACTTGACCAAAGTGAAATCCTTGTAACTAAATATGTTTGTCATGGATCAAGCGGAATAATTAATGAAGAAATTCAAATCAAATTATCCAATGGGATAGGGACTGCTATGAATACAAGTAGCTCTACACCTACCCTTGTTCCACTTACTACCTATCTCGACTTAAACAATTATCCAAATGTTGACTCTGTCGTCTTTGTTTCAGATCCATGGGTTGCTGAAACTAATAATTACGCGAGCTTAGAGCTTTATAATATTACAGATGCTGAAATAGTTACTGAAAGCATGATTAGAAGTAATAAGTTGTATAGTGGAAGAACACAAATCAAAACAGGCAACATTTTTACTCATATACCTCAAAAATCAATTCAACTAGGGCTTAGGTTTAGATCTGAAATAGATGGATCCTATGCTGCTAGTGGAATTCCTTATTTATACTTGTATAGAAAAAAATAA
- a CDS encoding MraY family glycosyltransferase: MGFISGVIVIFSFGELGNFSYVLVSMGMLFSIGLWDDMKDLSAMQKLIGQLMAFFLVVILGDFRIHSFYGFLGVEELPIWISYSLSLFMLVGLTNAYNLIDGLDGLAGILGLISTGFMSIWFGLTGFYIPSLLCLSLSAAIIGFLFYNWHPAKIFMGDTGSLPLGLFIATMAFYFIYANGELMNSNNSLFRFDAPITTGLVMMVICCYDTLRVFVRRIRRGHSPFSPDKSHIHHFLMRMGNRHDQVAMMLGGLKLLFLALMIVCKDLNDWIMFPVVSILAISLGSVINVVTLRKVRAKVLSSPRVLSKSTYRFPEPVKEQNWEREKIKEY, from the coding sequence TTGGGATTTATTTCTGGTGTGATAGTGATTTTTTCTTTTGGTGAGTTGGGGAATTTTTCCTACGTTTTGGTGAGTATGGGGATGTTATTTTCCATTGGTTTATGGGATGATATGAAAGATTTGTCTGCCATGCAAAAATTAATTGGCCAGTTAATGGCATTTTTCTTAGTGGTGATATTGGGAGATTTTAGAATTCATAGTTTTTATGGTTTTTTAGGAGTGGAAGAACTACCCATTTGGATAAGTTATAGTTTGAGTCTTTTTATGTTGGTAGGACTTACCAATGCTTATAACTTAATAGATGGATTAGATGGTCTTGCGGGGATTTTGGGACTTATATCGACAGGGTTTATGTCTATTTGGTTTGGACTGACTGGCTTTTATATTCCATCCTTGCTCTGTTTATCCTTAAGTGCTGCCATCATCGGTTTTTTGTTTTATAACTGGCATCCTGCTAAAATATTTATGGGGGATACAGGGTCATTGCCATTAGGATTATTTATTGCTACGATGGCCTTTTATTTTATTTATGCGAATGGAGAATTAATGAATAGTAATAATTCACTATTTAGGTTTGATGCTCCTATCACTACTGGGCTCGTAATGATGGTGATTTGTTGTTATGATACCTTAAGAGTATTTGTACGCAGGATACGAAGGGGACATTCACCATTTAGCCCCGACAAATCACATATCCATCATTTCTTAATGCGGATGGGGAATCGTCATGATCAAGTGGCTATGATGTTAGGGGGACTTAAATTATTGTTTTTGGCCTTGATGATTGTTTGTAAAGATTTAAATGATTGGATTATGTTTCCAGTTGTTTCCATCTTGGCCATAAGTTTGGGAAGTGTAATCAATGTGGTTACCCTAAGAAAGGTAAGGGCTAAGGTACTGAGTTCACCTAGGGTACTTTCAAAATCGACTTATAGATTTCCAGAACCTGTTAAGGAGCAGAATTGGGAGAGAGAGAAGATTAAGGAATATTAG
- the glmS gene encoding glutamine--fructose-6-phosphate transaminase (isomerizing) — MCGIVAYVGKQEALPVIIKGLKRLEYRGYDSAGVALLNEAGLNVYKKKGKVSELENSLLDNTNLHSHIGIGHTRWATHGEPNDANAHPHYSSSENFAMIHNGIIENYDVLKTDLINKGYTFHSETDSEVFINFIEDIYQNNNCSIEEAVRLALHKIVGAYAIVLIHKDEPDTLIAARKGSPLVIGVGEDEFFLASDATPIVEYTNQVVYLDDYEIAVIRDAKLQIKTIENVETHPYINQLEMELESIEKGGFDHFMLKEISEQPRSIADCMRGRLDAKGGRLVLGGLRDYMNKFQNADRIIITACGTSWHAGLVAEYLFEEFARVPVEVEYASEFRYRNPVINSKDFVIAISQSGETADTLAAIELAKSKGATIFGVCNVVGSSIARATHAGSYTHAGPEIGVASTKAFTAQISVLSMMALMLGYQRGTLPESKYMQLLSELEAIPAKVEKALKLNEQIEKISAQYKDASNFLYLGRGYNFPVALEGALKLKEISYIHAEGYPAAEMKHGPIALIDEEMPVVFIATQDSSYEKVVSNIQEVKARKGKIIAVVTEGDETVRKMADHVIEIPRAHEAFVPLISVIPLQQLSYHIAVMRGCNVDQPRNLAKSVTVE, encoded by the coding sequence ATGTGTGGAATTGTAGCCTATGTTGGCAAGCAGGAAGCCCTGCCTGTCATCATAAAAGGCCTAAAAAGACTCGAATATCGAGGCTATGACAGTGCCGGTGTGGCCTTACTAAACGAAGCCGGCCTGAATGTCTACAAAAAAAAGGGAAAAGTTTCCGAACTGGAAAACTCCCTTTTGGACAATACCAACCTCCATTCCCATATTGGGATAGGTCACACGAGATGGGCAACGCATGGTGAACCCAACGATGCCAATGCTCACCCTCACTATTCCTCATCAGAAAATTTCGCCATGATCCATAACGGAATCATCGAAAACTATGATGTGCTGAAAACTGACCTGATCAATAAGGGGTACACCTTTCATAGTGAAACGGATTCAGAAGTCTTCATCAACTTTATTGAAGACATTTATCAAAACAACAACTGCAGCATTGAAGAGGCTGTACGCTTGGCCCTGCATAAAATCGTAGGGGCCTATGCCATTGTTTTGATTCACAAGGATGAACCTGATACGCTCATAGCTGCCAGAAAGGGGTCTCCATTGGTCATTGGAGTAGGAGAGGATGAATTCTTCTTAGCTTCTGATGCTACCCCGATAGTGGAATACACCAACCAAGTGGTCTACTTGGACGACTATGAAATCGCTGTGATCCGGGATGCCAAACTACAGATCAAGACCATTGAGAATGTAGAGACCCACCCTTATATCAACCAATTGGAGATGGAATTGGAGTCTATCGAAAAAGGTGGATTTGATCACTTTATGCTTAAAGAGATCAGCGAACAACCCAGGTCCATTGCGGATTGTATGCGCGGAAGGTTAGATGCCAAAGGTGGCCGATTGGTCTTAGGCGGATTAAGGGACTATATGAACAAGTTCCAAAATGCCGACCGGATCATCATCACTGCTTGCGGGACCAGCTGGCATGCAGGCTTGGTGGCAGAATACCTCTTTGAGGAATTCGCCAGGGTACCTGTTGAGGTAGAATATGCCTCGGAATTCAGGTACAGAAACCCGGTTATCAACAGCAAGGATTTTGTCATTGCCATTTCCCAGTCTGGTGAAACAGCGGATACCTTGGCGGCCATTGAGCTAGCCAAATCTAAGGGAGCAACCATCTTTGGCGTATGCAATGTGGTGGGATCTTCCATCGCACGAGCAACACACGCTGGGTCTTATACCCATGCGGGACCAGAAATCGGTGTTGCCTCCACAAAAGCTTTTACGGCCCAGATCTCTGTGCTTTCCATGATGGCCCTAATGCTCGGCTACCAAAGGGGTACATTACCCGAGAGCAAATACATGCAGCTTTTAAGTGAGTTGGAAGCCATTCCAGCAAAAGTAGAAAAGGCCTTGAAACTTAATGAGCAAATTGAAAAAATATCTGCTCAGTATAAGGACGCCAGTAACTTCCTCTATTTAGGCAGGGGATATAATTTCCCTGTTGCTTTAGAAGGTGCATTGAAGCTTAAGGAGATCTCTTATATACACGCTGAAGGCTATCCTGCCGCTGAAATGAAGCATGGCCCCATTGCACTGATCGATGAGGAAATGCCGGTTGTTTTCATTGCTACACAGGATAGCTCATATGAGAAAGTGGTCAGCAATATCCAAGAGGTTAAAGCGAGGAAAGGGAAGATCATTGCCGTAGTGACAGAAGGCGATGAAACTGTGAGAAAAATGGCCGATCATGTCATTGAAATCCCTAGAGCTCACGAAGCCTTTGTCCCCTTGATTTCTGTGATTCCTTTGCAGCAGCTTTCTTACCATATTGCAGTGATGCGGGGCTGTAATGTAGACCAACCAAGGAATTTGGCAAAATCTGTGACGGTGGAGTAA